In Nostoc edaphicum CCNP1411, the sequence AAATAATGGTTTTTTAAGCAGGTCTGTGGATAGAGTTTATGAAATGAAAAACTCCACCCACAAGGGTATGGGGAATGGGGCAAAACAGTTCCATTAGCGATAGCGGGGTGTTTAGCCCGTTCTGAGTAAAAAAGCGAGATTCCCCACTCAGCACTCATAACTCAGCACTTAGCTATAACAACTGTTCTAGGAAAACTACTCTCTGCATTTCCCGATAAAACAGTGTTTAATCCTGTTTGATTGAAATATTGAAATATTATATAAGGATACCTAAGTTTTCCCGGCTTAGATATCCAATAGCAACATAACCTATATAAATAGATTGTTGACTATATTATAATTGCCAATTTGTGCTTTTAAATGCTTCTTGGGGCAGTTTATAAATTGGTACTTAAGTAAGATGACAAAATTAGAAAGGAGGTTTATTTTTTTTACTTAAATTTTGAAACTATAGTAAGATAAAATTTTTTGTGTTATGATATTAAGTATTTTATTAATGCACTTCAATAAATACATACACATACATAGATTTTCACCTCAAACTTTGATATTGAGCCTAACTTTTCAAGCTGAGGAATTATTACAAGAATCTAATGCAAGCTATGTGCAGGGGCGTTAACGCAGTGTAACGCACCCTAGTTTCTAAGACAAGCTAGTAACGCTAGACTTTTCTAAACTCGCTACTAATTTCACTCCAAATTCTTCCTCAAACACTCCTTTTTTATAATCTAAGCTCCAAAGTTCTAAAGCACAGTCATCATCAGTTTGAGAAGGGAAAATTAGCAAATTTACCTGCCGAAACTGTGAATAATACTCACATTGGACTTGAGCGATCGCACCAATTTGTCGTCTATCTAATGCCACCGCCAATCTGAGAATTGCACTCAATTGACTGACCATTTGTCGCTGGTGTTTAGTCAGCAAACTCTGGTAATTTTCATGTTTTTTCTTAGGCGGCGATTTGCGATGATAACGCGCTAAATTGGCAATGATTTCAATCTCGGTTTCTGTATAACCAAGCAATTCACCATTGCGAATTAGATAGTAAGAGTGCTTGTGGTGAGACGAATGGCTGACATAATGACCGCAATTGTGTAATATTGCAGCCGCCCACAACAGTTGTCGTTCATCAGATCCCCAGTGGTGCAGAATACCTTGAGTTTGGTCAAATAAACTCTCGGCAAATTTTGCAACGCGATCGCTATATTCTAAATTGACATGGTATTTATTAGCAAGTTTGAGAACATTCCGTTCCCGAACTGAACTTTGGTAGCGCAGCTTATCTTCAATTAAACCGTGGGTTAGCATCCAGTCTACGATTACGCCTTCCCTCAGAGAACGTTCACAAACTGTGATCGATTCACTACCCAAAAGGGTCATCGCTTCCTGTAATATTACTGCGCCAGCAAGTATAACTTCAGATCGTTTATCTGGCATCCCAGGAATAGCAGCCTTTTCTGAATTACTGAGTTTCCGCAAGCGATTTACCAACTCTCGCAAGTCTTTAAGACTGAACTGATAGCCATTGAGTGTGGAAGGAATGACACCTGACTTTTCTCGCGCATGAATCATCGCCAGGGTTTCAATTGTGCCAGATGTACCTACCAAACGTGGAGACTCACCAAACTCTAGGTTTGCTAGTATCTCATCCACGGAACGTTCTAACATCCCGCGTGCATAAGCTTGCAAATATTGAAACTCAGTGTTGCTGATGGGATCGGTAGTGATTAACTCGCTAGTGAGTCGCACTGCACCGACCTTGGTACTGGTGAGAGTGCGTGCTTGGTGACTATCACCCAAAACTAACTCTGTGGAACCACCGCCAATATCAACAATCATGTGGGGCTGGTTATGAAATTCCATCCCCGACAGCACGCCAAGATAGATTCGCCGCGCTTCTTCTTGACCAGAAATCAAGTCAACGCTTAAACCCAACTCCGTTTCTATTTTGTGCAAAAAATCTTTACCATTGGGGGCTTCCCGCACAGCACTAGTTGCCACAGCGATGATTGTTTCAACGTTGATAGTTTTGGCAACTTCTTGGAAACGTCCTAAAGCTGCGATCGCCTTTTTAATGATCTCCGGTTTGAGTTCCCCTGTCCTCAGATCGCGATCGCCAAGTCTCACGGTTTCTTTTTCTCTAGCAATAATGCTGAAAGCTGGTAGTGTGGGGTCAATCTTCACTACTACCATGTGTAAAGAATTTGTTCCCAGGTCAATGGCAGCAATAATCCGGTCTTGCTTAGGTGGTTGAGTTGTAGCACTCTCCCAGCTAGCCGAAACTAAATTCAGCATCTAGTTTTCTCTCTTTATAAGAAATGATGGCAAACGGTGGTATGTCGGGGTAGCTGGCACTGATATTTATTGCAACACACTAGCTCAAGCTGAATACTGAGTTTTGAGTAAACTAACAATACCCAGCAATCTTCATTTTTGGTTGAGGGTAACTGAGCTAAGTATATTCACCCTACTGCTTCTAACCTAGTGACTATTTAAAGATATTTAAAGTTGCCACTTGAGGTTATGTTTTTACAAATAACAAATAACGTTATTCTATAGATGTAAAGATGTGTGAATTAAAGAATAGGGCATGGGAAATCGGGCATGGAGAATGGGAAATAGGAGCAAGGTGAGAAATAACTAATGCCCAATGCCCAATGCCCAGTACCCAGTACCCAGTACCCAATCCCCAGTATCCAATTCTATGCTAACGACACCAGAACGCCCCCAGGAACCAGTTTGGCTTACAATTATCCGGCTTTTGCGATGGCATAAACCAGAAGGACGGTTAATTTTAATGATTCCTGCCCTTTGGGCTGTATTTTTGGCAGCTGCGGGGAAACCGCCTTTACCTCTGGTTGGTGTGATTATATTGGGTACTCTGGCCACGAGTGCGACTGGGTGCGTAGTCAATGATTTGTGGGATCGAGATATTGATCCAGAAGTGGAGAGAACACGCGATCGCCCCCTCGCTTCTCGCGCCTTGTCTGTAAAAGTTGGGATTGTAGTTGCGATCGTCTCGCTAGCATGTGCAGCAGTCCTGGCTTTTTATCTTAATCCCTTGAGTTTCTGGTTATGTGTGGCAGCAGTGCCAGTAATTCTGCTTTATCCAGGCGCAAAGCGGGTGTTTCCTGTGCCGCAACTGGTACTTTCCATTGCTTGGGGTTTTGGCGTGTTGATTAGCTGGAGTGCAGTCACACAAACCATCTCCCAACCAACTTGGTTACTTTGGGGCGCGACTGTACTGTGGACATTGGGATTTGATACAGTTTACGCCATGAGCGACAAGGAAGACGATCGCCGCATTGGTGTTAATTCTAGCGCTCTATTTTTTGGAAATTATGCCCCTGTTGCTATTGGAATTTTCTTTGCTGGCACAATCTTGTTATTGGCTTGGTTAGGCATAGTCATAAATCTGCACTTAGCCTTCTGGATTAGCCTTGCAGTTGCTACTATCGGATGGGTTTGGCAGTCTCTACGATTAACAAAGCAAGATTTACCTAACCGTGTTTATGGTGAGATGTTCCGGCAAAATGTGTGGATTGGTTTTATTTTACTTGCTGGGATGATTGCTGGATATTTTTAACAAGTAATGTATAGAATCCCCTTAAAGAAGTATTTATGAGTTTTTGTATGGGTAGATTCTTTGATTGCTTTAGTCCATTACTTCAGTATCTACGTACTTGGGCAGCAATAGGTTTATTCTGTTTGCTTATCACCTGGTCATTTCCTGCACAAGCTACCAGCACCGTTGATTCAAAGTTAGAACAGCAAGTGTTACAAATTATTCGAGAACATCCAGAGGTAATAATTGAATCTGTTCAAGCCTATCAGCAGCAACAACAACAGAAAATCAAACAAGTAAGGCAAGCATTTGTACAGGATTTCAAAACGAATCCCAAAATAGTAATTGGTGAGTCTCCCACCACAGGTTCAACTCAATCAAAAACTGTGCTGATAGAATTTTCAGATTTTCAATGTCCCTATTGTGCAGAGGCGCATAAAACCTTGAAAAATTTGTTAGCAAAGTATCCAGATAATCTAAGATTAGTTTACAAGAATTTACCGCTGACTTCAATTCATGCTGAAGCATTGCCCGCTGCGACAGCGGCTTGGGCTGCACATCAACAGGGTAAGTTTTGGGAATATTATGATGCCCTATTTACTAATCAAAAACAACTGGGTGAAGCGTTATATTTAGATATTGCTAAAAACCTAAATCTGGATTTGGGTAAATTTAAACGTGACTTGACTCTTGCCACTCCCGCAATTGATAAAGATATCCAGCTAGCTGAAAAATTGGCTGTTTCTGGCACACCTTTCTTTGTAATTAATAGTCCAACTTTTTCAGGAGTGGTGCAGCTAGCAGACATCAAAAATATATTGGCTGATGCTAAGTAAGGTGATGTATCTAAAAACGGATTTACGTTGCTTTGATGATAGCTAGTACCCAGCAATAAGCTTGATAAACCTATAATGTGTGACTATTGTATCTCCATAAGAACTGTTTAGATAGATACCTCCTTATTTAACAATAATGTGCATCTTTAGTTAGAGGTTTAGTGCATCAGTAAACTGTTGTACTTGAAGCAAGTGTAAGGAGTAGCTATATGAGGAGTAACGAAGAGAAATTTTTCTTACTCCTCATGTTCTTAAAGATAGCTTTCGGCAACTTTTGCAAGACGCTCGACAAACTCTTTTTCTTTGATTTTTATTCAAAAGAAAATTAAAGCATTTACCCACAAAAAAACCGAACAGTCTGTAATAACTCAAAAAAATATCAAAGGTATTTCTAATTGTTAAATTTTCTGAAACCCTTGTTTACACTGTAAATATTTATTCTGTAATTCTTCTGGAATAGGAATCAGACGATTATTTTGCAAACTGACAAAACCACCCTTCTGACTAGCCACTGCTGCTAACTCATTGTTAGATAAAATTTCAGCTTGCACAGTCCACTTCAAGCGTCCTAAATTACTCAGCCATAAACGTCCAATCACTTGATCCATAATCTTTATCGGACGTTTATATTCAATTTCAGTTCCAGCTAGAATCGGTGTATATCCTTGCTCAATTTGTTGATTGATTTGCCAATGTTCATCTAAAAACTTTAAACGTAAATCCTCTAGCCATCTGATATACACAATATTACTGACGATTCCCATAAAATCAATGTCGTATGTTTTTACAGGAATTGCTAATACTACTTCTAATGGTCTGTGTAAGTTGTTATTTACTAGCATTATTTCTCCCAATTTTTTTAAGCCCGATCGGTCTGTAAAAGCGTAAAATAATTCTATCCTTTAAGCGTTGGTAAATATTAATTATCTAATAACCCATTGACCATAATAGTTTCAAACTTCTATTTTGTAGTTTAAATTTAACTCGTCACCGGGTAAACCTCTAATTCCCCAGTTATGTTTGGGCGTTTCAAAAATTGTGATTTCAATATCGTACACAGGAATATTCAACTTTTCATTAATATTTTTAATCAGCAGGCGAATCAACTGTTTTTTTGTTTCCATCGAGCGCCCGTCAAACATGCTAATTTCGATAATCAGATAATTATCTGATCTATCAGATGGATAGTAAAAATCTGATTTATCCAGTGGAAAAAAACGGTGAAATCTTTTTTCAGGGGTAAGCTGTAAAACTTCAATGATAGAGGTATGGATTATATTTGATAGTTCACTTTTAACAAGATTTAATTTATCTGCTAAACCATATACCTTGATTTGTACCATAAATTT encodes:
- a CDS encoding Ppx/GppA phosphatase family protein, with product MLNLVSASWESATTQPPKQDRIIAAIDLGTNSLHMVVVKIDPTLPAFSIIAREKETVRLGDRDLRTGELKPEIIKKAIAALGRFQEVAKTINVETIIAVATSAVREAPNGKDFLHKIETELGLSVDLISGQEEARRIYLGVLSGMEFHNQPHMIVDIGGGSTELVLGDSHQARTLTSTKVGAVRLTSELITTDPISNTEFQYLQAYARGMLERSVDEILANLEFGESPRLVGTSGTIETLAMIHAREKSGVIPSTLNGYQFSLKDLRELVNRLRKLSNSEKAAIPGMPDKRSEVILAGAVILQEAMTLLGSESITVCERSLREGVIVDWMLTHGLIEDKLRYQSSVRERNVLKLANKYHVNLEYSDRVAKFAESLFDQTQGILHHWGSDERQLLWAAAILHNCGHYVSHSSHHKHSYYLIRNGELLGYTETEIEIIANLARYHRKSPPKKKHENYQSLLTKHQRQMVSQLSAILRLAVALDRRQIGAIAQVQCEYYSQFRQVNLLIFPSQTDDDCALELWSLDYKKGVFEEEFGVKLVASLEKSSVTSLS
- a CDS encoding 4-hydroxybenzoate solanesyltransferase: MLTTPERPQEPVWLTIIRLLRWHKPEGRLILMIPALWAVFLAAAGKPPLPLVGVIILGTLATSATGCVVNDLWDRDIDPEVERTRDRPLASRALSVKVGIVVAIVSLACAAVLAFYLNPLSFWLCVAAVPVILLYPGAKRVFPVPQLVLSIAWGFGVLISWSAVTQTISQPTWLLWGATVLWTLGFDTVYAMSDKEDDRRIGVNSSALFFGNYAPVAIGIFFAGTILLLAWLGIVINLHLAFWISLAVATIGWVWQSLRLTKQDLPNRVYGEMFRQNVWIGFILLAGMIAGYF
- a CDS encoding DsbA family protein; translated protein: MSFCMGRFFDCFSPLLQYLRTWAAIGLFCLLITWSFPAQATSTVDSKLEQQVLQIIREHPEVIIESVQAYQQQQQQKIKQVRQAFVQDFKTNPKIVIGESPTTGSTQSKTVLIEFSDFQCPYCAEAHKTLKNLLAKYPDNLRLVYKNLPLTSIHAEALPAATAAWAAHQQGKFWEYYDALFTNQKQLGEALYLDIAKNLNLDLGKFKRDLTLATPAIDKDIQLAEKLAVSGTPFFVINSPTFSGVVQLADIKNILADAK
- a CDS encoding acyl-CoA thioesterase — its product is MLVNNNLHRPLEVVLAIPVKTYDIDFMGIVSNIVYIRWLEDLRLKFLDEHWQINQQIEQGYTPILAGTEIEYKRPIKIMDQVIGRLWLSNLGRLKWTVQAEILSNNELAAVASQKGGFVSLQNNRLIPIPEELQNKYLQCKQGFQKI
- a CDS encoding tautomerase family protein; the encoded protein is MVQIKVYGLADKLNLVKSELSNIIHTSIIEVLQLTPEKRFHRFFPLDKSDFYYPSDRSDNYLIIEISMFDGRSMETKKQLIRLLIKNINEKLNIPVYDIEITIFETPKHNWGIRGLPGDELNLNYKIEV